From Myxococcales bacterium, the proteins below share one genomic window:
- a CDS encoding saccharopine dehydrogenase NADP-binding domain-containing protein, with translation MDRTYDLVLFGATGYTGKLVAEYLAKHARGLVWAVAGRNADKLREVVASLGDKGKSVGLFVVDSSDEAGLDALAQKTRVVVTTVGPYALLGRPLARVCARRGTHYADLTGEVPFIRASIDDNHEAAKASGARIVHSCGFDSIPSDLGVLILAEAAKARGETLGKTRLVVLRAKGGFSGGTAASLLNVLAEAEKDRALRKLLADPYSLTPDAASELAVDRKDAFKVAFDEDAKGYTAPFIMAAINTRVVRRSNALAKHAYGKQFSYDEAMSFSKGPKGLAMASAVTAAIATTMVLGANARTRTLLEKLFPTPGEGPTKAERDAGFFRIGLYTTTSSGRKLEARVEGTSDPGYGETAKMLSESALALVEGAFASPEGGVLTPAYALGMPLVERLRRAGMTFDVL, from the coding sequence ATGGATCGCACGTACGACCTCGTTCTCTTCGGCGCCACCGGGTACACGGGAAAGCTCGTGGCGGAGTACCTGGCGAAACACGCGCGGGGGCTCGTGTGGGCGGTCGCGGGCCGCAACGCCGACAAGCTCCGTGAGGTCGTCGCGTCGCTCGGCGACAAGGGCAAGTCGGTCGGTCTCTTCGTGGTCGACTCTTCGGACGAAGCCGGCCTCGACGCGCTCGCTCAGAAGACCCGCGTCGTCGTCACCACGGTGGGCCCGTACGCCCTCCTCGGCCGCCCGCTCGCCCGCGTGTGCGCCCGTAGGGGCACGCACTACGCCGATCTCACGGGCGAGGTGCCGTTCATTCGCGCGAGCATCGACGACAACCACGAGGCCGCGAAGGCGTCGGGGGCGCGCATCGTGCACTCGTGCGGCTTCGACTCGATCCCGTCCGATCTCGGCGTGCTCATCCTCGCCGAGGCCGCCAAGGCGCGTGGGGAGACGCTCGGAAAGACGCGCCTCGTCGTGCTCCGCGCGAAGGGGGGCTTCTCCGGAGGCACGGCGGCGAGCCTGCTCAACGTGCTCGCCGAGGCCGAGAAGGATCGCGCGCTGCGAAAGCTCCTCGCCGACCCGTACTCCCTCACCCCCGATGCCGCCTCGGAGCTCGCGGTCGATCGCAAGGACGCTTTCAAGGTCGCCTTCGACGAGGACGCGAAGGGCTACACCGCCCCCTTCATCATGGCCGCGATCAACACCCGCGTCGTGCGCCGCTCGAACGCGCTCGCGAAGCACGCCTACGGCAAGCAGTTCTCGTACGACGAGGCCATGAGCTTCTCGAAGGGGCCGAAGGGGCTCGCCATGGCGAGCGCGGTCACCGCGGCGATCGCGACCACGATGGTGCTCGGCGCGAACGCACGCACGCGCACGTTGCTCGAGAAGCTCTTCCCCACGCCGGGCGAGGGCCCCACCAAGGCAGAACGAGACGCCGGCTTCTTCCGCATCGGGCTCTACACGACGACCTCGAGCGGCCGGAAGCTCGAGGCGCGCGTCGAAGGCACGAGCGACCCCGGCTACGGCGAGACGGCGAAGATGCTCTCGGAGTCGGCCCTCGCGCTCGTCGAAGGGGCCTTCGCGAGCCCCGAAGGCGGCGTGCTCACCCCGGCGTACGCGCTCGGGATGCCCCTCGTGGAGAGGCTAAGGCGCGCCGGAATGACGTTCGACGTGCTCTGA
- a CDS encoding DUF420 domain-containing protein, translated as MSDAAAPKPIELSALKEVSPKRAVAVILAASVGALILLVTVIYGHGKPTSAPAWVSVLPAVNATLNATSAVLIGLGLAAIKRRDLALHSRYMLGAMGASALFLVSYLVYHGVHGDTKFVGQGIVRPIYFFVLITHIVLSAVTLPLVFSSFFFSLSGRFPAHKKVSKATAPLWLYVSVTGVLVFAMLKIWNP; from the coding sequence ATGTCCGACGCAGCCGCCCCGAAGCCCATCGAGCTCTCCGCCCTCAAAGAGGTCTCTCCGAAGCGGGCCGTGGCCGTCATTCTCGCCGCGAGCGTCGGCGCGCTGATCCTGCTCGTCACGGTCATCTACGGCCACGGTAAGCCCACCTCCGCGCCGGCGTGGGTCTCGGTGCTGCCGGCCGTGAACGCCACGCTGAACGCCACGAGCGCGGTGCTCATCGGGCTCGGCCTCGCCGCCATCAAGCGCCGCGATCTCGCCCTCCACTCGCGGTACATGCTCGGCGCGATGGGCGCCTCGGCGCTTTTCCTCGTGTCGTACCTCGTCTACCACGGGGTCCACGGCGACACGAAGTTCGTCGGCCAGGGGATCGTAAGGCCCATTTACTTCTTCGTGCTCATCACGCACATCGTGCTCTCGGCCGTGACGTTGCCGCTCGTCTTCTCGAGCTTCTTCTTCTCGCTCTCGGGGCGCTTTCCCGCGCACAAAAAGGTGTCGAAGGCGACGGCGCCGCTCTGGCTCTACGTGTCGGTCACCGGCGTCTTGGTGTTCGCGATGCTCAAGATCTGGAACCCTTGA
- a CDS encoding TonB C-terminal domain-containing protein — MAARDTAATPLILWVCAAVCAHYVLGQGGNEVAKAHDDSTFFSKMAHQARGRAREADKIFELGAMAENEIAPNEPNAPAPVLPKAPEPKKDDPKEKTPDPKAPEEKKEEPKKVVVLPPTATPPPTPPPPMQPDKRIAVKQHVKPDQEDNPNAKFIGDDANKVDKETVATQTSHDQDDKNPTPGGNHAGPKDREGDSQKTKIADSEDTPGEKNKAPGDKGTEFDVQPAPKPAPKVAALEPKPQAASGAPGGDGKPLQSPSAAQKPSPDAPGGASSPTPEVAQGEKGWTFDPTRPGGSGAGNQGGMGSSNKPSSSGMKGLALGLGAKAPPGAINLNMNQGTVVAAVGADQLRKERVADGERRKSEHRGSYQASNFEKWRSAIENYVTTVKPGNQTALNTARVPFATYLNTIHNRIHPIFAESFLGSLDGLPSSHPLSNPRLVTHLEIVVGPKDGQIVKMGVVKASGVTAFDVAALDSVKRASPFGPAPSAIVSTDGNVYLHWEFHRDEVFACTTMNARPFLLNLPPAAPPVEPPAGKPPSTPEERERAPGNPTDTRHGAP, encoded by the coding sequence ATGGCCGCCCGTGACACCGCCGCGACGCCGCTCATCCTTTGGGTCTGTGCGGCCGTGTGCGCGCACTACGTGCTCGGCCAGGGAGGCAACGAGGTCGCGAAGGCCCACGACGACTCGACCTTCTTCTCGAAGATGGCCCACCAGGCGCGCGGGAGGGCGCGGGAGGCCGACAAAATCTTCGAGCTCGGCGCCATGGCCGAGAACGAGATCGCGCCGAACGAGCCCAACGCTCCGGCCCCCGTCTTGCCCAAGGCCCCCGAGCCGAAGAAGGACGATCCGAAGGAAAAAACGCCCGATCCGAAGGCTCCCGAAGAGAAGAAGGAAGAGCCCAAGAAGGTCGTGGTGCTGCCTCCCACCGCCACTCCGCCTCCCACGCCGCCACCGCCCATGCAGCCCGACAAGCGCATCGCGGTGAAGCAGCACGTGAAGCCCGACCAGGAAGACAACCCGAACGCGAAGTTCATCGGCGACGACGCCAACAAGGTCGACAAAGAGACCGTCGCCACGCAGACGTCGCACGACCAAGACGACAAGAACCCCACGCCGGGCGGCAACCACGCGGGCCCCAAAGACCGCGAAGGCGACAGCCAAAAGACCAAGATCGCCGACAGCGAGGACACCCCCGGCGAGAAGAACAAGGCGCCCGGCGACAAGGGCACCGAGTTCGACGTGCAGCCCGCGCCGAAGCCCGCGCCCAAGGTGGCCGCGCTCGAGCCGAAGCCTCAGGCCGCGTCGGGTGCGCCCGGCGGGGACGGCAAGCCTCTTCAGAGCCCGTCTGCCGCACAAAAACCGAGCCCCGACGCGCCCGGCGGCGCCTCGTCGCCCACGCCCGAGGTCGCCCAGGGCGAAAAAGGGTGGACGTTCGATCCCACGCGCCCCGGTGGCTCGGGAGCCGGAAATCAAGGCGGAATGGGCTCGTCGAACAAGCCCTCGTCTTCCGGGATGAAGGGCCTCGCCCTCGGCCTCGGCGCCAAAGCTCCGCCGGGGGCCATCAACCTGAACATGAACCAGGGGACCGTCGTGGCCGCCGTGGGCGCCGACCAGCTCCGCAAAGAGCGCGTGGCCGACGGAGAGCGCCGGAAGAGCGAGCACCGCGGCTCGTACCAGGCCTCGAACTTCGAGAAGTGGCGCAGCGCGATCGAGAACTACGTGACCACGGTGAAGCCGGGGAACCAGACCGCGCTCAACACCGCGCGGGTGCCCTTCGCCACGTACCTCAACACGATCCACAACCGCATCCACCCGATCTTCGCCGAGAGCTTCCTCGGCTCGCTCGATGGCCTCCCGAGCTCGCATCCGCTCTCGAACCCGCGCCTCGTCACGCACCTCGAGATCGTCGTGGGCCCGAAGGACGGGCAAATCGTGAAGATGGGCGTCGTGAAAGCGAGCGGTGTCACCGCGTTCGACGTGGCCGCGCTCGACTCGGTGAAGCGCGCCTCGCCGTTCGGCCCCGCGCCGAGCGCCATCGTCTCGACCGACGGCAACGTGTACCTCCACTGGGAGTTCCACAGGGACGAGGTCTTCGCGTGCACCACCATGAACGCACGGCCGTTCCTCTTGAACTTGCCCCCTGCCGCGCCGCCCGTCGAGCCGCCTGCGGGCAAGCCTCCGAGCACCCCCGAGGAGCGTGAGCGCGCCCCGGGCAACCCGACCGACACACGCCACGGCGCTCCTTAG
- the gcvT gene encoding glycine cleavage system aminomethyltransferase GcvT, with translation MTEALRRTPIYDAHVRLGGRIVPFAGWEMPVQYKGIVDEHVAVRTAAGLFDVCHMGELEMSGQYAAQVVNYLVTNDVSRLGVGMALYTACCNEAGTILDDLIVYRAGDEKFLIVCNASNRDKIVGVFSKAAKDHCTFKDLSDETALIALQGPKAFDVLARCGKDAEALKELKTFHFRDAVVANVKCTVARTGYTGEDGVEIFCAWNDALTLWNHLVELGEPVGLRPCGLGARDTLRLEARLSLYGNDIDETTNPIEAGLGWVVKMDKGDFVGRAAIEAIKAKELPRKLVGFEMTGRGIARHGYPLRDASGAEIGVCTSGSPGPTVGKNIGLGYVPTSLSAVGSTFFVDCRGKNVEAVVVKTPFYKRK, from the coding sequence ATGACCGAAGCCCTCCGCCGCACCCCCATCTACGACGCCCACGTTCGACTGGGCGGACGGATCGTTCCGTTCGCCGGGTGGGAGATGCCTGTACAATACAAGGGGATCGTCGACGAGCACGTGGCGGTGCGCACCGCGGCGGGCCTCTTCGACGTGTGCCACATGGGCGAGCTCGAGATGTCGGGCCAGTACGCCGCCCAGGTCGTCAACTACCTCGTCACGAACGACGTGTCGCGCCTCGGCGTGGGCATGGCCCTCTACACGGCGTGTTGCAACGAGGCGGGCACCATCCTCGACGACCTCATCGTGTACCGCGCGGGCGACGAGAAGTTCCTCATCGTGTGCAACGCCTCGAACCGCGACAAAATCGTGGGCGTCTTCTCCAAGGCCGCGAAGGATCACTGCACCTTCAAGGACCTCTCCGACGAGACCGCGCTCATCGCGCTCCAGGGCCCCAAGGCCTTCGACGTGCTCGCGCGCTGCGGCAAGGACGCCGAGGCCCTGAAGGAGCTCAAGACCTTCCACTTCCGCGACGCGGTCGTCGCCAACGTGAAGTGCACCGTCGCGCGCACGGGCTACACCGGCGAGGACGGGGTCGAGATCTTCTGCGCGTGGAACGACGCGCTCACGCTCTGGAACCACCTCGTCGAGCTCGGCGAGCCCGTGGGCCTTCGTCCGTGTGGGCTCGGCGCGCGCGACACGCTCCGCCTCGAGGCGCGCCTCTCGCTCTACGGCAACGACATCGACGAGACGACGAACCCCATCGAGGCGGGCCTCGGCTGGGTCGTCAAGATGGACAAGGGCGACTTCGTCGGCCGCGCGGCGATCGAGGCCATCAAGGCGAAGGAGCTCCCTCGCAAGCTCGTGGGCTTCGAGATGACCGGCCGAGGCATCGCGCGGCACGGCTATCCGCTGCGCGACGCGAGCGGCGCCGAGATCGGCGTGTGCACGAGCGGCAGCCCGGGGCCGACCGTGGGCAAGAACATCGGCCTCGGATACGTGCCCACGAGCCTCTCCGCGGTGGGCTCCACGTTCTTCGTCGACTGCCGCGGCAAGAACGTCGAAGCGGTGGTCGTGAAGACACCCTTCTACAAGCGTAAGTAA
- the gcvH gene encoding glycine cleavage system protein GcvH produces MSDSFPGDLKYTKDHEWARTTAAGMQVGITSFAVEQLGDITLVSLDVKVGDTLEAGKAFGTIESVKTLSDLYAPVAGKIVAINGALNDKPELVNEDCYGKAWMIEIAPSDPNAAAGLLDAAAYKAHVDASG; encoded by the coding sequence ATGAGCGATTCGTTTCCGGGCGATCTCAAGTACACGAAAGACCACGAGTGGGCGCGCACCACGGCGGCCGGCATGCAGGTCGGCATCACGTCGTTCGCCGTCGAGCAGCTCGGCGACATCACGCTCGTCAGCCTCGACGTGAAGGTGGGCGACACGCTCGAGGCGGGCAAGGCGTTTGGCACGATCGAGAGCGTCAAGACGCTGAGCGATCTCTACGCGCCGGTCGCGGGCAAGATCGTGGCGATCAACGGCGCCCTCAACGACAAGCCCGAGCTCGTCAACGAAGACTGCTACGGCAAGGCCTGGATGATCGAGATCGCCCCGAGCGATCCGAACGCCGCCGCCGGCCTCCTCGACGCCGCCGCCTACAAGGCCCACGTCGACGCCAGTGGCTGA
- a CDS encoding zf-TFIIB domain-containing protein — MTYETMLALEKARTEKLSGSAMARQAFERPSAPVRCARCGGETTRRKWGVFGIVFVDVCDDYDCRGVWLDEGELEQLSGSR; from the coding sequence GTGACGTACGAGACCATGCTCGCCCTCGAGAAGGCACGCACCGAGAAGCTCTCCGGGAGCGCCATGGCACGGCAAGCCTTCGAGCGCCCCTCCGCTCCCGTTCGCTGCGCGCGCTGCGGGGGCGAGACGACGCGCCGCAAGTGGGGAGTGTTCGGGATCGTCTTCGTCGACGTGTGCGACGACTACGATTGCCGCGGCGTTTGGCTCGACGAGGGCGAGCTCGAGCAGCTCTCCGGCTCGCGCTGA
- a CDS encoding EamA family transporter, whose product MRALVGYALIVAAAASWGTWPWIFSVVYGPGEPPIPRELGTLVIMATVTFAPLPLLVRDRARAHRTTRDWLFVVWLGVADAANVALFFGAYARTIVAIAVLTHSLAPLFVALVSPFLLGEAPRLRTFAAVLVALAGLLVVLAPWKDALRPGDVTGALFGAGSAVFYASNVVVSKRLAGKFSATELMVYHGLVALPCLALLVPRGAFAHVPLTPVVKLVLAGLGPGALAGLAFTWGLRRVPATHAATLALLEPVCAVVLGVLVLGQALAGTGVLGVGMVVGAAVVVLASPPDQREPESCSSSPSSSQTPRQS is encoded by the coding sequence TTGCGTGCCCTCGTCGGGTACGCTCTGATCGTCGCTGCGGCGGCCTCGTGGGGCACGTGGCCTTGGATCTTCTCGGTGGTGTACGGGCCCGGCGAGCCCCCGATCCCGCGCGAGCTCGGGACGCTCGTCATCATGGCGACGGTCACGTTCGCGCCGCTCCCGCTCCTCGTGCGCGACAGGGCGCGTGCCCATCGCACGACGCGTGACTGGCTCTTCGTCGTGTGGCTCGGCGTGGCCGACGCGGCGAACGTGGCGCTCTTCTTCGGGGCCTACGCGCGCACGATCGTGGCGATCGCGGTGCTCACCCACTCGCTCGCGCCGCTCTTCGTCGCGCTCGTGTCGCCGTTCTTGTTAGGGGAGGCGCCGCGCCTTCGTACGTTCGCCGCGGTGCTCGTGGCGCTCGCGGGCCTCCTCGTCGTCCTCGCTCCATGGAAAGACGCGCTTCGCCCGGGCGACGTCACGGGCGCCCTCTTCGGCGCCGGGAGCGCCGTCTTCTACGCGTCGAACGTGGTCGTCTCGAAGCGGCTCGCCGGGAAATTCTCGGCCACAGAGCTCATGGTCTACCACGGGCTCGTCGCGCTCCCGTGCCTCGCGCTGCTCGTGCCTCGCGGCGCGTTCGCGCACGTCCCGCTCACGCCGGTCGTGAAGCTCGTGCTCGCGGGGCTCGGCCCGGGTGCCCTCGCGGGGCTCGCGTTCACGTGGGGCCTAAGGCGTGTCCCGGCCACGCACGCCGCGACGCTGGCCTTGCTCGAGCCCGTGTGCGCCGTCGTGCTCGGGGTGCTCGTGCTCGGGCAAGCGCTCGCGGGCACCGGGGTGCTCGGCGTCGGGATGGTCGTCGGGGCCGCCGTCGTGGTGCTCGCGTCGCCGCCCGATCAGCGCGAGCCGGAGAGCTGCTCGAGCTCGCCCTCGTCGAGCCAAACGCCGCGGCAATCGTAG
- the mutS gene encoding DNA mismatch repair protein MutS, translating into MAKERDASETPLMRQYLTAKRGHPDALLFFRLGDFYELFYEDAVVAAKALDLTLTSRNKNAEDSVPMCGVPHHAAASYVQRLTDMGHRVALCEQMADPQTVKGIVPREVVRVLTPALVFDDAGLTPGQNAYVAALESSGAVYGLAAYDGSTGELSSCELPDARAALSELLRQDPRELLVGPGCEGVASELALARPKLAQRRVPSAMSPVERDAVLTRLLGAEEAERSEPSLVARTAAARVLAYAESCEPGKKLPVSHLVSKATGGTLVLDASTQEHLELVRTNDGGTSGALLAQLDETRTSMGARLLRARLLAPSTVTETIRARLDEVAFFVENPGLRADLRARLGRVADLERLAVKLLTGRVLPRDLVRLRSTLAELPGIALEIEKSARALGALGAKVPEALSVAPCEEALELLTRALAETPGAKAGDGDVLRDGYDAELDEARKLARGGQELLVGLEAKLREETQIGSLKLKFTRVFGWYIELTKTHVARAPASWRRKQTVATGERYTNDELDALSDKVAHAEDRLASRETELYVELVRSLASHVEVLRERARTIAALDVAQALAEVAHTHDYVRPVVDESLLLSLVDARHPVVERVTAAGTFVPNDCRLDATDGAEGEGRARLWLVSGPNMAGKSTFMRQVALAVVLAQMGSFVPAREAHVGVVDRVLTRVGASDNLSKGESTFMVEMKETANVLYRATRRSLVVLDEIGRGTSTYDGLSIAWAVAEHLADVSRCRALFATHYHELTALGESQGGCANYSVSAREHEGDIVFFHKVGPGAASRSYGVACAKLAGLPELVLSRARAILEGLESRGESPEPVRAQDPGPRKKGRARAEAPQLGLFGKEPEGMPKEVRAVVDRLRATDPNALTPMDALVLLAQLKRELGA; encoded by the coding sequence ATGGCGAAAGAGAGAGACGCCTCCGAGACTCCGCTCATGCGGCAGTACCTCACGGCGAAGCGCGGGCACCCCGACGCGCTCCTCTTCTTTCGCCTGGGGGACTTCTACGAGCTCTTCTACGAGGACGCGGTCGTCGCCGCGAAGGCGCTCGATCTCACGCTGACGAGCCGCAACAAAAACGCCGAGGACTCGGTGCCCATGTGTGGTGTGCCGCACCACGCGGCGGCGAGCTACGTCCAGCGCCTCACCGACATGGGGCACAGGGTGGCGCTCTGCGAGCAGATGGCGGACCCGCAGACGGTGAAGGGCATCGTCCCGCGCGAGGTGGTGCGGGTGCTCACGCCGGCCCTCGTCTTCGACGACGCGGGGCTCACTCCAGGGCAAAACGCCTACGTGGCGGCGCTCGAGAGCTCGGGGGCGGTCTATGGGCTCGCGGCGTACGACGGCTCCACCGGGGAGCTCTCTTCGTGCGAGCTCCCCGACGCACGCGCGGCGCTGTCGGAGCTCTTGCGCCAAGATCCGCGGGAGCTGCTCGTCGGTCCCGGGTGCGAAGGGGTCGCGTCCGAGCTCGCCCTCGCGCGCCCCAAGCTCGCGCAGCGGCGTGTCCCTTCGGCCATGTCCCCGGTCGAGCGCGACGCGGTGCTGACGCGCCTCCTCGGCGCCGAAGAGGCCGAGCGCTCGGAGCCGAGCCTCGTCGCGCGTACGGCGGCGGCGCGCGTTCTCGCCTACGCCGAGTCGTGCGAGCCCGGCAAGAAGCTCCCGGTGTCGCACCTCGTGTCGAAGGCCACCGGAGGAACGCTCGTGCTCGACGCGAGCACCCAAGAGCACCTCGAGCTCGTGCGGACGAACGACGGAGGCACCTCGGGGGCGCTCCTCGCGCAGCTCGACGAGACGCGCACGTCGATGGGGGCCCGCCTCCTCCGCGCCCGTCTGCTCGCCCCGTCGACCGTGACCGAGACCATCCGCGCGCGCCTCGACGAGGTCGCCTTCTTCGTCGAAAACCCGGGTCTTCGCGCGGACTTGCGGGCACGTCTCGGGCGCGTGGCCGACCTCGAGAGGCTCGCGGTGAAGCTCCTCACGGGCCGCGTCCTCCCGCGCGACCTCGTGCGCCTCCGGTCGACCTTGGCCGAGCTGCCGGGCATCGCCCTCGAGATCGAGAAGAGCGCGCGTGCCCTCGGGGCGCTCGGCGCGAAGGTGCCCGAGGCGCTCTCGGTCGCGCCATGCGAAGAGGCCTTGGAGCTGCTCACTCGCGCCCTCGCGGAGACGCCCGGCGCCAAAGCAGGCGACGGGGACGTGCTCCGCGACGGCTACGACGCCGAGCTCGACGAGGCCCGAAAGCTCGCGCGGGGCGGGCAAGAGCTGCTCGTGGGGCTCGAGGCGAAGCTCCGCGAGGAGACCCAGATCGGCAGCCTGAAGCTCAAGTTCACGAGGGTCTTCGGCTGGTACATCGAGCTCACGAAGACCCACGTCGCGCGCGCGCCCGCGTCGTGGCGCCGCAAACAAACGGTGGCCACCGGCGAGCGCTACACGAACGACGAGCTCGACGCGCTGTCGGACAAGGTGGCGCACGCCGAGGATAGGCTCGCGTCACGCGAGACCGAGCTCTACGTGGAGCTCGTCCGGTCGCTCGCGTCGCACGTCGAGGTGCTTCGTGAGCGGGCGCGGACCATCGCCGCGCTCGACGTCGCCCAGGCCTTGGCCGAGGTGGCGCACACACACGACTACGTGCGGCCCGTGGTCGACGAGAGCCTCCTCCTCTCGCTGGTCGACGCGCGTCACCCCGTGGTGGAGCGTGTCACGGCCGCGGGCACGTTCGTCCCCAACGACTGCCGGCTCGACGCGACCGACGGCGCGGAAGGCGAGGGGCGCGCCCGGCTCTGGCTCGTGAGCGGGCCCAACATGGCCGGAAAATCGACGTTCATGCGCCAGGTCGCGCTCGCGGTGGTGCTCGCGCAGATGGGGAGCTTCGTGCCCGCGCGGGAGGCCCACGTCGGCGTCGTCGATCGTGTGCTCACGCGCGTCGGCGCGAGCGACAACCTGTCGAAGGGCGAGAGCACCTTCATGGTCGAGATGAAAGAGACCGCGAACGTGCTCTACCGGGCCACGCGCCGCTCGCTCGTCGTGCTCGACGAGATCGGCCGCGGCACGAGCACGTACGACGGCCTCTCGATCGCGTGGGCCGTGGCCGAGCACCTGGCCGATGTCTCGCGGTGCCGCGCCCTCTTCGCCACGCACTACCACGAGCTCACGGCGCTCGGAGAGAGCCAGGGAGGCTGCGCGAACTACTCGGTCTCGGCGCGCGAGCACGAGGGCGACATCGTCTTCTTTCACAAGGTCGGCCCGGGGGCGGCGTCTCGGAGCTACGGGGTCGCGTGCGCCAAGCTCGCGGGACTGCCCGAGCTCGTGCTCTCGCGTGCGCGCGCGATCCTCGAGGGGCTCGAGTCGCGCGGAGAGTCCCCCGAGCCCGTGCGTGCCCAAGATCCGGGCCCACGAAAGAAGGGCCGCGCGCGGGCCGAGGCTCCGCAGCTCGGCCTCTTCGGCAAGGAGCCCGAGGGCATGCCCAAGGAGGTGCGCGCCGTCGTGGACCGCCTGCGCGCGACCGACCCGAACGCCCTCACGCCCATGGACGCCCTCGTCCTGCTCGCTCAGCTGAAACGCGAGCTCGGGGCCTAG